One window of Pectobacterium carotovorum genomic DNA carries:
- a CDS encoding gamma-glutamylcyclotransferase — protein sequence MRIIVYGSLRRKQGNSHWMTNAQWLGDCQLAGFELYDLGHYPAVVPGDGEIHCEVYRISSSILTELDALKRDGHEYQRELIRTPLGSAWIYLYKHPVVGLTRIASGDWLKRSEEDEEEA from the coding sequence ATGCGAATTATTGTTTACGGCAGTTTACGACGCAAACAGGGAAACAGTCATTGGATGACAAATGCGCAATGGTTAGGGGACTGTCAGCTTGCGGGTTTCGAGCTGTACGATCTCGGCCATTATCCGGCAGTCGTGCCCGGTGATGGAGAAATCCATTGTGAGGTCTATCGCATTAGTTCGTCGATTTTGACAGAGCTGGATGCCTTAAAGCGAGACGGCCACGAATACCAACGTGAGCTGATTCGTACTCCTCTGGGCAGTGCCTGGATCTATCTGTACAAACACCCTGTTGTAGGGCTGACGCGTATTGCCAGCGGTGACTGGCTAAAGCGCAGCGAAGAAGATGAAGAAGAGGCTTGA
- a CDS encoding Tar ligand binding domain-containing protein, whose amino-acid sequence MLRNITIKTSLIALLGTMVLLLLLVCGIGITSINQGIISLTTIDKIQGKEVTALAGSYTASLRARTVSALAARQMENGLIDLANASVVRAEAYTALSHKEMARFLSYGTVTERGAKMAEEVETNYEQYMNLGVQPMVDALKRGDIAAYYVLLQDVLPPLSVKMDKVANEFRDFGLEVGESMLAEAESFAFERLTIIGIACVFVLLLVLAAWIALKRSILSPLEETVGQLEFIARGDLTQRIADGGNNEIGRLIQAMKAMQHSLATAVGRVRDAGMQIDVGARELSSGNTHLAARTEESASSLEETAASMEQLTATVTLNAESAEQAHSLAQNVSDIANKGSETVGSMIEKMQMISSSSARIGDILAVIDGIAFQTNILALNAAVEAARAGEQGRGFAVVAGEVRSLAQRSAQSAKEIKMLMEESQSRVSEGTVMAKMAGETMNDVSDAVARVTSLMREISTATREQSNGIGQVNLAVSQMDEVAQQNASLVEESAAATRSLEDQARLLAESMSQFKVQSQEFAAIGRF is encoded by the coding sequence ATGTTAAGAAATATCACAATCAAGACGAGCTTGATTGCTTTGTTGGGAACGATGGTGCTGCTTTTATTGCTGGTGTGCGGAATCGGTATCACCTCAATCAATCAGGGAATCATTTCGCTGACGACAATCGACAAGATTCAGGGTAAAGAAGTTACAGCGCTGGCGGGGAGCTATACCGCTTCGCTGCGTGCAAGAACGGTATCGGCATTGGCTGCCCGTCAGATGGAAAACGGACTGATCGATCTCGCGAATGCGTCGGTAGTACGAGCAGAGGCTTATACGGCGCTCTCCCACAAAGAAATGGCGCGTTTTCTTTCCTATGGCACCGTAACGGAACGTGGCGCCAAAATGGCGGAAGAGGTTGAAACCAATTACGAACAGTATATGAATCTTGGCGTTCAGCCGATGGTGGATGCGCTGAAACGTGGTGATATTGCAGCCTATTACGTGCTGTTACAGGATGTGCTACCGCCGCTCAGCGTTAAGATGGATAAGGTGGCGAACGAATTCCGCGACTTTGGCCTTGAAGTGGGTGAAAGCATGCTCGCAGAAGCTGAAAGCTTTGCGTTCGAGCGTTTGACGATTATCGGTATTGCCTGTGTATTCGTTCTGCTGCTGGTGTTAGCTGCTTGGATCGCACTGAAGCGTTCCATTTTATCTCCGCTTGAAGAGACGGTCGGCCAACTGGAGTTTATTGCCCGCGGCGACCTGACTCAGCGCATCGCCGATGGCGGCAATAATGAAATTGGCCGCCTGATTCAGGCGATGAAGGCCATGCAGCATTCGCTGGCAACCGCCGTGGGCCGCGTCCGTGATGCCGGTATGCAGATTGACGTCGGTGCGCGCGAACTGTCTTCCGGCAATACCCATTTAGCCGCGCGTACGGAAGAGTCAGCCTCCTCGCTGGAAGAAACCGCAGCCAGCATGGAGCAGTTGACCGCTACGGTGACGCTGAACGCGGAGAGTGCAGAGCAAGCGCATTCGCTGGCGCAAAATGTGTCCGACATTGCCAATAAAGGCAGTGAAACCGTGGGGAGCATGATTGAGAAAATGCAGATGATCTCCAGCAGTTCAGCACGCATTGGCGATATTCTGGCGGTGATCGACGGCATCGCGTTCCAGACCAATATTCTGGCGCTGAATGCGGCAGTTGAAGCGGCACGTGCGGGTGAGCAGGGGCGTGGATTTGCCGTGGTGGCGGGGGAAGTCCGCAGTCTGGCACAGCGCAGCGCGCAATCGGCCAAAGAGATCAAAATGCTGATGGAAGAATCTCAAAGTCGCGTCAGTGAAGGCACCGTTATGGCGAAAATGGCGGGCGAAACGATGAATGACGTTTCTGACGCTGTGGCCCGCGTGACGTCCCTGATGCGTGAGATCTCAACGGCAACGCGTGAGCAGAGTAATGGCATTGGGCAGGTAAATCTGGCGGTATCGCAGATGGATGAAGTCGCACAGCAAAATGCGTCTCTGGTAGAAGAGTCCGCCGCGGCCACGCGCTCACTGGAAGATCAGGCGCGCCTGCTGGCAGAAAGTATGTCACAGTTTAAAGTGCAGTCGCAGGAGTTTGCCGCCATCGGCCGATTCTAA
- a CDS encoding translocation/assembly module TamB: MMDEKNEKKTQDSVAEENAAQDNAPTTPARKGRWWKKVGIGIVAFLLLLIVGLGLLVGTTPGLHLLLNTVARGVPGLDIASVSGGWRDLTLKNVSYEMPGVTIKSDEFHLSLALGCLRKSQLCINDLSANRVDVVVDTKALPVAAEPPPPSEPVTEISTPFPISLSQLTLSNVQVTVDDTAISLGEFRTGMQWEGRSLTLLPTKISALLVALPKTPVDVFEDGKVTAAEMTSVIKETAQSVREAAEQGSSQTLKIDKVLEANNTVAAATTTTPILTSKTESASDKPTVPEQPLGERLSELFSKPLLPDLPQFTLPLDLNIVEIHGEQLRLTGDQDILINNLFVQASTLQQHLRLDKLIVQSPQGGLNVRGEATLSDNWPVSLTANGVLNIDPLKGEKLKLTVDGGLREQLNVALNLSGPQRAQLELQTQLAEAGLPLALTLQTERVRWPLTGATQYQADNVRLRFNGKATDYALSLRGDLTGADMPPATLLLDGKGNEQQFTLSRLRLAALQGNADLSALIDWSKAISWRSELLLNGINTAQQWPEWPAKIDGKITTRGSVYGGSWQLQVSELRLDGNVKANKLTARGELRGNAAGQWTIPALNLALGRNQLNVKGDLSDKWQLDADINAPSLDGMLPGLAGRAIGTLKLRGNLREPQILADITASGLRWQAMTISRVRVEGDVRSEQQIQGKLAVRLESLKQDDLSITLLTLDASGNEKQHQLRLNMQGEPVAGQLALSGSFDRQEQRWRGTLNNTRFDTPVGEWRLTQDMALDYLNTQQKITIGTHCWRNPNAELCVPKAIEAGPSGQASIRLNRFDLAMLKPFLTADTVLAGTFTGGADVSWQAGQGLPQAKVSLVGNGVSVRQQMQGNTLPIDFDTFTLNAGLDRGRAQLGWLMAIRENGRFSGDIQVTDPQGRRNLGGNVTINTISLALLNPALSKGEKAAGILNANLRLAGDAARPQLFGQMVLERLDIDGNWMPIDLTNGRLAVNFSGMSSTLQGFLKTNNGQLNLGGNADWSRPDAWRARIAAKGQKLRVTIPPMARLDVSPDIVFEATPQLFALNGSVSIPWARIVVKDMPESAVAVSSDEVMLDAQRQPLKKASAAIPINSNLTIRVGNDVQLDAFGLSARLQGDLKMVQDERGLGLNGQIDIPSGRFKAYGQDLIVRKGLILFSGPPDQPILNIEAIRNPDNTANDVIAGVRVTGMAAIPKLEVFSDPAMSQQEALSYLLRGQGLDSGGADSSAMTSMLVGLGVAQSGQVVGKIGEAFGVSNLALDTQGVGDNSQVVVSGYVLPGLQVKYGVGIFDSLATLTLRYRLMPKLYLEAVSGISQALDVLYQFEF, translated from the coding sequence ATGATGGATGAGAAAAACGAAAAAAAAACCCAGGATTCGGTAGCGGAAGAAAACGCTGCGCAGGATAACGCGCCGACGACGCCAGCGCGCAAAGGGCGCTGGTGGAAAAAAGTGGGTATTGGCATCGTCGCCTTCTTACTGCTGCTAATCGTTGGGTTGGGACTGCTGGTGGGCACCACGCCAGGCCTGCACCTGTTGCTGAACACCGTTGCACGGGGGGTGCCGGGGCTGGATATTGCCAGCGTGAGCGGCGGCTGGCGTGATTTAACACTGAAGAATGTCAGCTACGAGATGCCGGGCGTGACGATAAAGAGCGATGAATTTCACTTGTCGCTTGCGCTGGGTTGTCTGCGTAAAAGCCAGTTGTGCATCAATGACCTGTCGGCAAACCGTGTCGATGTGGTTGTGGATACCAAAGCCTTGCCTGTGGCGGCAGAGCCACCGCCGCCTTCAGAGCCAGTAACGGAAATTTCAACACCCTTCCCGATTTCACTGAGCCAGCTCACGCTCAGCAATGTTCAGGTTACCGTGGATGACACGGCGATTTCTCTGGGTGAATTCCGCACCGGAATGCAGTGGGAAGGCCGCTCCTTAACGCTGCTGCCGACCAAAATCAGCGCGCTGCTGGTGGCCTTGCCGAAAACCCCTGTCGATGTGTTTGAAGATGGCAAAGTGACCGCGGCGGAAATGACGTCCGTTATTAAAGAAACGGCGCAGAGCGTGCGTGAAGCGGCCGAACAAGGCTCATCGCAAACGCTTAAGATCGATAAAGTACTCGAGGCAAATAATACGGTCGCGGCTGCGACAACGACGACGCCGATACTGACGTCAAAAACGGAAAGCGCCTCTGATAAGCCGACAGTCCCAGAACAGCCGCTGGGTGAACGCCTGAGTGAGCTATTCTCCAAACCGCTGTTACCGGATTTACCGCAGTTCACGCTGCCGTTGGATCTGAACATTGTCGAGATTCACGGTGAACAGCTGCGGTTGACGGGCGATCAGGACATTTTGATTAATAACCTTTTCGTACAGGCATCGACCCTGCAACAGCATTTGCGTCTGGACAAGTTGATCGTGCAATCGCCACAGGGTGGATTGAATGTGCGCGGTGAAGCGACACTGAGCGATAACTGGCCTGTCTCGCTGACAGCAAACGGCGTGCTAAACATTGATCCGCTCAAAGGCGAGAAGCTGAAACTGACGGTTGATGGCGGCCTGCGCGAACAGCTGAATGTGGCGCTGAACCTGTCGGGGCCGCAGCGTGCGCAGTTGGAGCTGCAAACTCAGCTGGCGGAAGCCGGGCTGCCGCTGGCGTTGACGCTGCAAACCGAACGCGTTCGTTGGCCGTTGACGGGCGCAACACAGTATCAGGCTGATAACGTCAGGCTGCGTTTTAATGGCAAGGCGACGGACTACGCGCTGTCGCTGCGCGGCGATCTGACTGGGGCGGATATGCCTCCCGCAACGCTGTTGCTGGATGGCAAAGGTAACGAACAGCAGTTTACGCTGAGTCGTCTGCGGCTGGCGGCGTTGCAGGGAAATGCTGACCTGAGTGCGCTTATCGACTGGAGCAAAGCCATAAGCTGGCGTAGTGAGCTGCTGCTGAACGGGATTAATACCGCGCAGCAGTGGCCTGAATGGCCTGCGAAAATAGACGGCAAGATAACGACGCGAGGCAGTGTCTATGGCGGAAGCTGGCAATTACAGGTGTCAGAACTGCGGCTAGATGGCAACGTGAAAGCGAATAAGCTCACGGCCAGAGGCGAACTGCGCGGCAATGCGGCGGGGCAGTGGACAATACCCGCGCTGAATCTGGCATTAGGCCGCAACCAGTTGAACGTCAAAGGTGACCTGAGCGACAAGTGGCAGTTGGATGCAGATATCAATGCACCATCGCTGGACGGCATGTTGCCCGGTTTGGCAGGACGCGCCATCGGTACACTCAAACTGCGCGGTAATCTGCGTGAACCGCAGATACTGGCGGATATCACCGCTTCCGGTCTGCGTTGGCAGGCGATGACGATTAGCCGGGTGAGAGTGGAAGGCGATGTACGTTCTGAGCAGCAGATTCAGGGCAAACTGGCCGTACGTCTAGAATCTCTGAAGCAGGATGACCTGAGTATTACGCTGCTAACGCTGGATGCCAGTGGGAATGAGAAACAGCATCAGCTTCGGCTGAATATGCAAGGTGAGCCGGTCGCGGGGCAACTGGCGCTTTCAGGCAGCTTCGATCGTCAGGAGCAGCGCTGGCGCGGCACGTTAAACAATACCCGTTTTGATACCCCCGTGGGGGAATGGCGTCTGACGCAGGATATGGCGCTGGATTACCTGAATACACAGCAGAAAATCACTATCGGCACGCACTGCTGGCGTAATCCGAATGCTGAGCTTTGCGTACCGAAGGCGATTGAAGCCGGGCCGAGTGGGCAGGCGAGTATTCGACTGAACCGCTTCGATCTCGCGATGTTAAAGCCATTTCTGACGGCGGATACGGTACTGGCCGGAACGTTTACCGGTGGTGCTGATGTTAGCTGGCAGGCGGGACAAGGTTTACCGCAGGCGAAAGTATCGCTGGTAGGTAACGGCGTGAGCGTTCGCCAGCAGATGCAGGGCAACACGCTACCGATTGATTTTGATACCTTTACACTGAATGCCGGGCTCGACCGCGGGCGGGCGCAGCTTGGTTGGCTGATGGCGATTCGCGAAAACGGGCGTTTCAGCGGTGATATTCAGGTAACCGATCCGCAGGGACGGCGCAATCTCGGCGGCAATGTCACGATCAATACTATTTCGCTGGCGTTGCTCAACCCTGCGTTGAGTAAAGGAGAAAAAGCGGCGGGGATACTGAATGCGAACCTGCGTCTGGCGGGGGATGCGGCGCGCCCTCAACTCTTCGGTCAAATGGTGCTGGAGCGGTTAGATATTGATGGCAACTGGATGCCGATCGATCTGACCAACGGGCGGCTGGCGGTGAATTTCAGTGGGATGTCGTCAACGCTGCAAGGCTTCCTGAAAACGAATAACGGGCAGTTGAACCTCGGCGGGAACGCAGACTGGTCGCGGCCAGATGCCTGGCGTGCGCGAATTGCCGCGAAAGGCCAGAAACTGCGGGTGACGATTCCGCCGATGGCGCGGCTGGATGTCTCGCCGGATATTGTCTTCGAGGCCACGCCGCAGCTGTTTGCGCTAAACGGATCGGTCAGTATTCCGTGGGCGCGCATTGTCGTTAAAGACATGCCGGAAAGTGCGGTGGCGGTATCATCGGATGAAGTGATGCTGGATGCCCAACGTCAGCCGCTGAAGAAAGCTAGCGCCGCGATTCCGATTAACAGCAACCTGACGATCCGCGTTGGTAATGATGTGCAACTGGATGCGTTCGGGCTGTCGGCTCGCCTACAGGGCGACCTGAAAATGGTTCAGGACGAGCGTGGATTAGGGCTGAACGGCCAGATCGACATTCCGTCTGGCCGCTTTAAAGCCTACGGGCAGGATCTGATCGTCCGCAAAGGATTGATTCTGTTCTCTGGACCACCGGATCAGCCGATCCTGAATATCGAAGCCATTCGTAACCCAGACAACACGGCGAATGACGTCATTGCCGGCGTGCGCGTCACTGGCATGGCCGCGATACCGAAGCTGGAAGTCTTCTCCGATCCGGCCATGTCACAGCAGGAAGCGCTCTCTTATCTGCTGCGTGGGCAGGGTTTGGACAGCGGCGGAGCAGATAGCTCGGCAATGACCTCAATGTTAGTCGGTTTAGGGGTTGCACAAAGTGGTCAAGTTGTGGGTAAAATCGGCGAGGCCTTTGGCGTAAGTAATTTAGCTCTGGATACACAGGGTGTTGGCGATAATTCTCAAGTTGTCGTCAGCGGCTACGTCCTTCCGGGTCTGCAAGTAAAATATGGTGTTGGCATATTCGATTCTTTGGCAACGTTAACGCTACGTTATCGCCTGATGCCAAAACTATACTTGGAAGCGGTGTCTGGAATTAGCCAGGCATTAGATGTGCTCTATCAGTTTGAGTTCTAG
- the ppa gene encoding inorganic diphosphatase has product MSLNNVPAGKDLPEDIYVVIEIPANADPIKYEIDKDTGALFVDRFMSTAMFYPCNYGYINHTLSLDGDPVDVLVPTPYPLQPGSVIRCRPVGVLKMTDEAGEDAKLVAVPHSKLTKEYDHIKDVNDLPELLRAQIGHFFEHYKDLEKGKWVKVEGWDNAAAAKAEIVASFERAKNK; this is encoded by the coding sequence ATGAGTCTGAACAATGTCCCGGCGGGTAAAGATCTGCCGGAAGATATCTATGTAGTGATTGAAATTCCCGCGAACGCCGATCCGATCAAATATGAAATTGATAAAGATACCGGTGCACTGTTTGTAGACCGTTTTATGTCTACAGCCATGTTCTACCCATGCAACTACGGCTACATCAACCACACGCTGTCTCTGGATGGCGACCCGGTTGACGTTCTGGTTCCGACCCCATATCCGTTGCAACCAGGCTCAGTGATCCGTTGCCGTCCTGTTGGCGTGCTGAAAATGACTGACGAAGCGGGCGAAGATGCCAAGCTGGTTGCCGTTCCGCACAGCAAGCTGACTAAAGAATACGATCACATTAAAGACGTTAACGACCTGCCTGAACTGCTGCGTGCGCAGATCGGCCACTTCTTTGAACACTACAAAGATCTGGAAAAAGGCAAGTGGGTGAAAGTTGAAGGTTGGGATAACGCTGCTGCGGCAAAAGCCGAGATCGTTGCTTCCTTCGAGCGCGCGAAAAACAAATAA